The following coding sequences lie in one Leptospira saintgironsiae genomic window:
- a CDS encoding general secretion pathway protein GspC yields MNAIFIEFRKHTFYVLIPVVIFFSFSLAYLCRGILLLFLTPNVQTGSSTSAPRRPVAENSITIEMSKEMVTGSLFRGSLAPPPGETPAGVDGTPGAPPDTGEGEEMRITGTLSGHWSFARVTILEKGKQSAEEFAMGDAVGGYKVKSILLNHVVLEKGGQSLKVEIGQTPGEARAKLGAQADVPGGPPAADTVRKILSRQDVNRKLANVAELYKGKFGPYLENNTIAGYKIYSIGSDHIFYSLGARTGDVVRRVNGMPLNDTVKMMEIWNSLKTADKVSVDVERMGKILSYEFIIRN; encoded by the coding sequence ATGAACGCAATTTTTATCGAATTCAGAAAACATACATTCTATGTTCTGATCCCTGTCGTGATATTTTTCTCCTTCTCTCTGGCATATCTTTGTAGAGGGATACTTCTACTTTTTTTGACCCCTAATGTGCAAACAGGTTCCTCCACTTCGGCGCCAAGAAGACCGGTCGCAGAAAATTCTATCACCATCGAAATGTCCAAGGAGATGGTAACTGGTTCTTTATTTAGGGGGAGTCTCGCTCCTCCTCCTGGAGAAACTCCTGCAGGTGTAGACGGAACTCCTGGAGCTCCTCCAGATACCGGAGAAGGCGAGGAAATGAGGATCACAGGAACCTTAAGCGGTCACTGGAGCTTTGCCAGAGTTACTATTTTAGAAAAAGGGAAACAAAGCGCGGAAGAATTCGCAATGGGGGACGCGGTTGGAGGATATAAGGTAAAATCCATTCTACTGAACCATGTAGTTTTGGAAAAAGGAGGCCAATCTCTCAAAGTGGAGATAGGCCAAACACCAGGAGAAGCCAGGGCTAAATTAGGAGCTCAGGCTGATGTCCCTGGAGGTCCGCCTGCTGCCGATACAGTTCGTAAAATTCTGTCCAGACAGGATGTGAATAGGAAATTAGCGAACGTAGCTGAACTTTATAAGGGAAAGTTTGGTCCTTATTTGGAAAATAACACGATCGCGGGTTACAAAATTTACAGCATCGGCAGCGATCATATTTTTTATTCTTTGGGAGCTAGGACCGGAGATGTGGTGCGACGGGTAAACGGAATGCCCTTAAACGATACGGTGAAAATGATGGAAATATGGAATTCCTTGAAAACGGCCGATAAAGTATCCGTAGACGTAGAGAGAATGGGCAAGATATTGTCCTATGAATTCATCATCCGGAATTAA